A window from Streptomyces subrutilus encodes these proteins:
- a CDS encoding LysR family transcriptional regulator, which produces MQLDLNLLTALDALLEEGSVAGAAARLHVTAPAMSRSLGRIRKATGDQILVRTGRSMVPTTRALAMRAQVHALVQQAHQLLSAQQELDLTALDRVFTVRWHDALTVACGTALTTAVRRQAPGVRLRLSAEPGADDAELRRGEVDLESSSSPPTLPDIRHRLVGRDRLIVAVRPGHPLTEGGPSPERYAAAEHLTVSRRGSLRDPIDDALTSRGLERRVVAAGPTAAFALQLAHDTDLVVTLPDAVTRTAREQLGLATLPPPFPLPEVPLYLLWHQRYDDDRAHAWLRDLATETVRAVFAPPAASRPSPDPSWSVRQQV; this is translated from the coding sequence ATGCAACTGGATCTGAATCTGCTCACCGCCCTCGACGCGCTGCTGGAAGAGGGCAGCGTCGCCGGCGCGGCAGCCCGCCTCCACGTCACCGCACCGGCGATGAGCCGCTCCCTGGGCCGCATCCGCAAGGCCACCGGCGACCAGATCCTGGTCCGCACCGGCCGCAGCATGGTCCCCACCACCCGCGCGCTGGCCATGCGCGCCCAGGTCCACGCCCTCGTGCAGCAGGCCCACCAACTCCTCTCCGCGCAGCAGGAGCTGGACCTGACGGCCCTGGACCGGGTGTTCACCGTGCGCTGGCACGACGCCCTGACCGTCGCCTGCGGCACCGCCTTGACCACGGCCGTCCGCCGGCAGGCCCCCGGTGTCCGGCTGCGCCTGTCCGCGGAGCCCGGGGCCGACGACGCCGAGCTGCGCCGGGGCGAGGTCGACCTCGAATCGAGCTCCAGCCCTCCGACGCTCCCGGACATCCGCCACCGCCTCGTCGGCAGGGACCGGCTGATCGTCGCCGTCCGTCCGGGCCACCCGCTCACCGAAGGCGGGCCGAGCCCCGAGCGCTACGCGGCCGCCGAACACCTCACCGTCTCGCGGCGCGGAAGCCTGCGCGACCCGATCGACGACGCCCTGACCTCGCGCGGCCTCGAACGACGCGTCGTCGCCGCCGGCCCCACCGCCGCCTTCGCCCTCCAACTCGCCCACGACACCGACCTGGTCGTCACCCTCCCCGACGCGGTGACCCGTACGGCCCGGGAGCAACTCGGCCTGGCCACGCTGCCGCCGCCCTTCCCGCTGCCCGAGGTCCCCCTGTACCTGCTGTGGCACCAGCGCTACGACGACGACCGCGCCCACGCCTGGCTGCGGGACCTGGCCACCGAAACCGTGCGGGCCGTGTTCGCGCCACCGGCCGCCTCCCGACCGTCCCCCGACCCGTCGTGGTCAGTCCGGCAGCAGGTGTGA
- a CDS encoding winged helix-turn-helix transcriptional regulator has translation MTTTPLPECGVARFLALLGGPWATLIVRELLHGPHRFTELRDALPGISPHTLTSRLRQFEATGIVTRTAYAEIPPRVEYRLTPLGEGLRDVLEAMASWGLSVPGPAPTAP, from the coding sequence GTGACCACGACACCACTGCCCGAATGCGGCGTCGCCCGGTTCCTCGCGCTGCTGGGCGGCCCCTGGGCCACCCTCATCGTGCGCGAGCTGCTGCACGGCCCTCACCGCTTCACGGAACTGCGCGACGCCCTGCCGGGCATCAGCCCGCACACCCTGACCAGCCGGCTGCGCCAGTTCGAGGCGACGGGCATCGTCACCCGGACCGCCTACGCGGAGATCCCGCCGCGCGTCGAGTACCGGCTCACCCCTCTCGGCGAGGGACTGCGCGACGTGCTCGAAGCGATGGCCTCCTGGGGCCTGTCGGTCCCCGGGCCGGCCCCGACCGCTCCGTGA
- a CDS encoding DinB family protein — protein MKPHDPKDDLHRYLKAAREAVVWKLDGLSEYDSRRPLTPTGTNILGLVKHLASVELGYFGPTFGRPHHEHLPWDAEDSEPNADMWAPADESREDVLGLYHRAWAHADATIEALPLDAVGHVPWWGDDGDVTLQRIMLHMTAETNRHAGHADIVRELIDGKAGLRESNGNMDGGDEAWYREYWTRLEASAMEAQAKLS, from the coding sequence ATGAAGCCCCATGATCCCAAGGACGACCTGCACCGCTATCTCAAGGCGGCCCGCGAAGCCGTCGTCTGGAAGCTGGACGGCTTGTCCGAGTACGACAGCCGCCGTCCGCTGACGCCGACCGGCACCAACATCCTCGGCCTCGTCAAGCACCTCGCGAGCGTCGAGCTCGGTTACTTCGGACCGACCTTCGGCCGCCCGCACCACGAGCACCTCCCCTGGGACGCGGAGGACTCCGAGCCCAACGCGGACATGTGGGCACCCGCCGACGAGTCGCGCGAGGACGTGCTCGGCCTCTACCACCGCGCCTGGGCGCACGCGGACGCGACGATCGAGGCGCTGCCGCTCGATGCCGTGGGCCACGTGCCGTGGTGGGGCGACGACGGCGACGTGACCCTTCAGCGGATCATGCTGCACATGACGGCCGAGACCAACCGTCACGCCGGCCACGCCGACATCGTCCGCGAGTTGATCGACGGCAAGGCCGGCCTGCGCGAGTCCAACGGCAACATGGACGGGGGCGACGAGGCCTGGTACCGGGAGTACTGGACCAGGCTGGAGGCGTCCGCCATGGAGGCCCAGGCCAAGTTGAGCTGA
- a CDS encoding FAD-dependent oxidoreductase, translated as MEEKADVRVPVLVVGGSLVGLSTSLFLSRLGVRHLLVEKHAGTSEHPRGRGINARTMELFRTAGAEPGIRREASVLEANQGILQTDSLIDGERKWLVKAIDPSGALSRFSPTGWCLCSQNNIEPVLAEQSRAQGADVRFSTELMSFDQDATGVSALVKDRETGEHTTVRADFLIAADGPRSPVREQLRIPQTGNGELFHNVSIVFRSERLIEALGDLRFIICYLMRPGADGALLPVDNDSHWVFHAPWHPERGETLEDFTDERCAEQIRAAIGVPDLDVEIGGKAPWHAAERVARHYSSGRVFLAGDAAHEMSPTGAFGSNTGIQDAHNLAWKIAAVLDGSAGAGLLDTYEAERLPVAQATSLRASARSAEHSHPGYVPPPTMGGGPGSGMLVTAMGYAYPQGAVVGADPARPVIPEELRLTGDTGTRAPHMWLTRAGGRVSTLDLYERSFVLLSGVGTPWRQAAQDVAGELSVRVDAYAVGTGPDADLVAQDGADWAEVHALPADGAVLVRPDGFVAWRSEGAVADPRAELRAVLSTVLHRA; from the coding sequence ATGGAAGAGAAAGCCGATGTCCGCGTACCGGTCCTCGTCGTGGGCGGCTCGCTGGTGGGCCTGTCCACCTCGCTGTTCCTGAGCCGCCTCGGAGTCAGGCACCTGCTGGTCGAGAAGCACGCCGGCACCTCGGAGCACCCGCGCGGCCGCGGCATCAACGCCCGGACGATGGAGCTGTTCCGTACCGCGGGCGCCGAGCCCGGGATCCGCCGGGAGGCGTCCGTCCTGGAGGCCAACCAGGGCATCCTGCAGACCGACTCCCTGATCGACGGCGAACGGAAGTGGCTGGTCAAGGCCATCGATCCGTCCGGGGCGCTGAGCCGGTTCAGCCCGACCGGCTGGTGCCTGTGCAGCCAGAACAACATCGAGCCGGTGCTGGCCGAACAGAGTCGCGCGCAGGGCGCCGACGTGCGGTTCTCCACCGAGCTCATGAGCTTCGACCAGGACGCGACGGGGGTGAGCGCCCTCGTGAAGGACCGGGAGACCGGTGAGCACACCACGGTGCGCGCCGACTTCCTGATCGCGGCGGACGGCCCCCGCAGTCCCGTCCGCGAACAGCTGCGGATCCCGCAGACGGGCAACGGCGAACTGTTCCACAACGTGAGCATCGTCTTCCGCTCCGAGCGGCTCATCGAGGCCCTCGGCGACCTGCGCTTCATCATCTGCTACCTGATGCGGCCGGGCGCCGACGGGGCCCTGCTGCCGGTGGACAACGACAGCCACTGGGTCTTCCACGCCCCGTGGCACCCGGAGCGCGGCGAGACCCTGGAGGACTTCACCGACGAGCGCTGCGCCGAGCAGATCCGCGCCGCGATCGGCGTGCCCGACCTGGACGTGGAGATCGGCGGCAAGGCGCCCTGGCACGCGGCCGAACGGGTGGCACGGCACTACTCGTCCGGCCGGGTGTTCCTGGCGGGCGACGCGGCCCACGAGATGTCCCCGACCGGTGCGTTCGGCTCCAACACCGGCATCCAGGACGCGCACAACCTGGCCTGGAAGATCGCCGCGGTCCTGGACGGATCGGCGGGCGCGGGACTGCTCGACACCTACGAGGCCGAACGGCTGCCGGTGGCCCAGGCCACCAGCCTGCGGGCCTCGGCCCGTTCGGCGGAGCACAGCCACCCGGGCTACGTGCCGCCGCCCACGATGGGCGGCGGCCCGGGCAGCGGGATGCTCGTGACGGCGATGGGCTACGCCTACCCGCAGGGTGCGGTCGTCGGCGCCGACCCGGCCCGGCCGGTCATTCCCGAGGAGCTGCGCCTCACGGGCGACACCGGCACCCGCGCCCCGCACATGTGGCTGACCCGGGCGGGTGGCCGCGTCTCCACGCTGGACCTGTACGAGCGGTCGTTCGTCCTGCTCAGCGGGGTGGGTACGCCGTGGCGGCAGGCCGCGCAGGACGTGGCCGGAGAACTCTCGGTGCGGGTCGACGCCTACGCGGTCGGTACCGGCCCGGACGCCGACCTGGTCGCACAGGACGGCGCCGACTGGGCCGAGGTCCACGCGCTGCCGGCCGACGGGGCGGTGCTCGTGCGCCCGGACGGGTTCGTGGCGTGGCGCTCCGAGGGGGCGGTCGCCGACCCGCGGGCCGAGCTCCGCGCAGTCCTCTCGACGGTGCTGCACCGGGCGTGA
- a CDS encoding SDR family oxidoreductase, with product MTYVIHGATGAQGAPVVSALAATGRPLVALTRNADAVVKGAARVVSADYSSAEQLTAAYRGAAGVFVHLPLGAEADRVRYARTVLAAIREARPSRVVFSTSGSGGGALDEPADSAVSTLTSGLEAGEVSFAVVQPRLFLENLLLPPVLDAARERGVLRYPLRADYPVSWASHLDVAEVAAALFDRPDITGVIAVGQDPAVTGPDLAAAFGARLGREVAYEAITPTAFGASIAPLFGEGPAAGVAGLYQALGALAGNAIAPERSAQQLLGLSPRTTGRWLADIGL from the coding sequence ATGACCTATGTGATCCACGGCGCCACCGGCGCCCAAGGTGCCCCTGTCGTCTCCGCTCTCGCCGCCACGGGCAGGCCGCTGGTCGCCCTCACCCGCAACGCGGACGCCGTCGTGAAGGGCGCCGCGCGGGTGGTGAGCGCGGACTACTCGTCCGCGGAGCAGTTGACGGCGGCCTACCGGGGTGCCGCGGGCGTGTTCGTCCACCTGCCCCTCGGCGCCGAGGCGGACCGCGTCCGGTACGCGCGCACCGTCCTCGCCGCGATCCGCGAAGCGCGGCCCTCCCGCGTGGTCTTCTCGACCAGCGGTTCCGGCGGCGGCGCGCTCGACGAACCGGCCGACAGCGCGGTCTCGACGCTGACCAGCGGGCTGGAGGCCGGCGAGGTCTCCTTCGCGGTCGTCCAGCCCCGGCTGTTCCTGGAGAACCTCCTCCTGCCGCCGGTCCTCGACGCGGCCCGCGAGCGGGGGGTGCTGCGCTACCCGCTGCGCGCCGATTACCCCGTCTCCTGGGCCTCCCACCTCGACGTCGCCGAGGTCGCCGCCGCGCTGTTCGACCGCCCCGACATCACCGGCGTGATCGCCGTCGGACAGGACCCCGCGGTCACCGGCCCGGACCTGGCCGCCGCGTTCGGCGCCCGCCTCGGCCGGGAGGTGGCCTACGAGGCCATCACGCCCACGGCCTTCGGCGCGTCGATCGCGCCCCTCTTCGGCGAGGGCCCCGCCGCCGGGGTGGCGGGCCTCTACCAGGCCCTCGGCGCTCTCGCGGGCAACGCGATCGCTCCCGAGCGGTCCGCCCAGCAGCTGCTCGGCCTGTCCCCCAGGACCACGGGCCGGTGGCTGGCCGACATCGGCCTGTAG
- a CDS encoding acyl-CoA carboxylase epsilon subunit, whose translation MPQDAATAPIAVDAPDRTEAVEPAASAASWIRVERGTAAPEELAAIAVVVACLARRTGHGHGHSAVRSKATGPGRGGRPSGPPGGAGCWAGCWACR comes from the coding sequence ATGCCGCAGGATGCCGCGACCGCACCGATAGCCGTGGACGCCCCGGACCGTACCGAAGCCGTGGAGCCCGCGGCCTCCGCCGCCAGTTGGATCCGGGTGGAGCGGGGCACCGCCGCCCCCGAGGAGCTGGCCGCCATCGCCGTCGTGGTCGCCTGCCTCGCGCGCCGCACCGGGCACGGGCACGGGCACTCCGCGGTCCGGTCGAAGGCGACCGGACCGGGACGCGGCGGCCGGCCGTCGGGCCCGCCGGGGGGCGCCGGCTGCTGGGCAGGTTGCTGGGCCTGCCGCTGA
- a CDS encoding nitroreductase family protein produces the protein MNLGLASDTLLSTTRAVRHRLDLTRPVPRALLEECVDLAVQAPTGRNRQRWHFVIVTDPARRAVLADLWRASLGVPEAHQPLPARDVSRAEVAPGVMERVYTGVEHLYRHLHEVPAFVIPCVEGRTEGLSVTHQAGTWGSILPAAWSFMLAARERGLGTVWTTGNLPLEREFAQALGIPYAQVMQAAFIPVAYTVGTDFRAARRIPREQVLHWDGW, from the coding sequence ATGAACCTCGGTCTTGCTTCCGACACCCTGCTGTCCACCACCCGGGCCGTGCGCCACCGGCTCGACCTCACCCGGCCGGTGCCCCGCGCCCTCCTGGAGGAGTGCGTCGACCTCGCCGTCCAGGCGCCCACCGGTCGCAACCGGCAGCGCTGGCACTTCGTGATCGTCACCGACCCGGCCCGGCGGGCCGTCCTCGCCGACCTGTGGCGGGCGAGCCTGGGCGTCCCGGAGGCCCACCAGCCGCTGCCCGCCCGGGACGTGAGCCGGGCCGAGGTCGCGCCGGGCGTGATGGAGCGGGTGTACACGGGCGTCGAGCACCTGTACCGGCATCTGCACGAGGTGCCGGCCTTCGTCATCCCCTGCGTCGAGGGACGCACCGAGGGCCTGTCCGTCACGCACCAGGCCGGCACCTGGGGGTCGATCCTGCCCGCCGCGTGGAGCTTCATGCTGGCCGCCCGCGAACGCGGCCTCGGCACCGTGTGGACGACCGGGAACCTGCCGCTGGAGCGGGAGTTCGCGCAGGCGCTCGGCATCCCGTACGCCCAGGTCATGCAGGCCGCGTTCATCCCGGTCGCGTACACCGTCGGCACCGACTTCCGGGCCGCCCGGCGGATCCCGCGCGAGCAGGTCCTGCACTGGGACGGCTGGTGA
- a CDS encoding inositol monophosphatase family protein, translating into MNTVMPFDADATLLSRVTSVVKAAGVTLRERHTPHARGVSLDQIVAEIHANDDAVLDVLRQPLLEARRGSRWAEDELAGGALPSGEWWVVDPAEGNINHVHGMDEWAVTATLVRDNQPVLTVVHLPLTGDTYTAVAGGGARLGDRPLQVSAKTELGGALVGTGQARPGEDERTFRRIGDSVTAMLVGGLVVRVSVPATMQLIHVAAGRTDAFWQFSDVRSGLVAGALLVSEAGGTVTDLSGEPWNTGSRDFLAAAPGIHTAALKVLSPIA; encoded by the coding sequence ATGAACACCGTCATGCCGTTCGACGCCGACGCGACGCTCCTGTCCCGGGTGACCTCAGTGGTGAAGGCTGCCGGCGTCACGCTGCGCGAGCGCCACACCCCGCACGCCCGGGGTGTGAGCCTGGACCAGATCGTCGCCGAGATCCACGCCAACGACGACGCCGTGCTGGACGTGCTGCGTCAGCCGCTGCTGGAGGCCCGCCGGGGATCGCGGTGGGCCGAGGACGAGCTGGCCGGCGGAGCGCTCCCGTCAGGGGAGTGGTGGGTCGTCGACCCCGCCGAGGGCAACATCAACCACGTTCACGGCATGGACGAGTGGGCCGTGACCGCGACCCTGGTCCGCGACAACCAGCCGGTGCTCACCGTCGTCCACCTGCCGCTGACCGGCGACACGTACACCGCCGTCGCCGGCGGCGGAGCGCGCCTGGGCGACCGGCCTCTGCAGGTGTCCGCCAAGACCGAGCTGGGCGGCGCACTCGTCGGCACCGGTCAGGCCCGGCCCGGCGAGGACGAGCGCACCTTCCGTCGGATCGGCGACTCCGTCACCGCCATGCTCGTGGGCGGCCTGGTCGTGCGCGTGTCCGTTCCCGCCACGATGCAGCTCATCCACGTCGCCGCCGGGCGCACCGACGCCTTCTGGCAGTTCTCCGACGTACGCTCCGGTCTGGTCGCCGGCGCCCTGCTGGTCTCCGAGGCCGGAGGCACCGTCACCGACCTGTCGGGCGAACCCTGGAACACCGGCAGCCGCGACTTCCTGGCCGCCGCCCCCGGCATCCACACCGCCGCCCTCAAGGTCCTTTCGCCGATCGCCTGA
- a CDS encoding DUF6243 family protein yields the protein MTVSKNINNPVGMGGGQRKRQSRAERQNNGPHRNLDRQGAADQKAELVRKMREKSGAGEGAGQSGDDGAQG from the coding sequence GTGACCGTCAGCAAGAACATCAACAACCCCGTGGGCATGGGCGGCGGCCAGCGCAAGCGGCAGTCCCGCGCCGAACGGCAGAACAACGGTCCGCACCGCAACCTGGACCGCCAGGGCGCAGCCGACCAGAAGGCCGAGCTGGTGCGCAAGATGCGCGAGAAGTCAGGGGCCGGCGAGGGCGCCGGGCAGTCGGGTGACGACGGCGCACAGGGCTGA
- a CDS encoding SDR family oxidoreductase, which translates to MLTDDPGTGTVSLGPAEFHGRIPRADVTATLAELLHEPRIHRQILELNTGSTPIREAVTAANRPWTVSWGRCRPSSPRASNDTVTVPGRRSAMTPATGRAPARPSR; encoded by the coding sequence CTGCTCACCGACGATCCCGGCACGGGCACCGTCTCCCTCGGCCCGGCCGAGTTCCACGGCCGGATCCCCCGCGCCGATGTCACGGCGACCCTCGCCGAACTGCTGCACGAGCCCCGCATCCACCGCCAGATCCTCGAACTCAACACGGGCTCCACGCCGATCCGGGAGGCCGTCACGGCCGCCAACCGCCCGTGGACCGTCTCGTGGGGACGGTGCCGGCCGAGCTCGCCGAGGGCCTCGAACGACACCGTGACGGTACCCGGCCGGCGTTCCGCGATGACCCCGGCGACCGGGCGAGCGCCGGCGCGACCGTCACGGTGA
- a CDS encoding IclR family transcriptional regulator, producing the protein MAGRLFSVLDAFEDGGPAALRLTDIAARTGLPAPTALRLVRELVAWGGLERGADGRYRLGLRLRMLGAAAPCPRGLLDAALPELRALAARTGGHADLAVRTAPSADGILCLVSGDRLPPHATAYGKVLLAVPPAVLPRHTRHTVGSPGVLARQLAGIRTAGLAVCAEEFRLGEVSVAAPVRGPAGTLAALGVTVPTGVPLDRVTAAVRAAAARVRPPEPPPYPSP; encoded by the coding sequence GTGGCGGGTCGGCTCTTCTCGGTACTGGACGCGTTCGAGGACGGCGGCCCGGCGGCGTTGCGGCTCACCGACATCGCGGCCCGCACGGGACTTCCGGCGCCGACGGCACTGCGTCTGGTGCGGGAGCTGGTGGCGTGGGGCGGTCTGGAGCGCGGCGCGGACGGCAGGTACCGGCTGGGGCTGCGCCTCCGGATGCTCGGCGCGGCGGCGCCCTGCCCGCGCGGGCTCCTCGACGCGGCGCTCCCGGAGCTGCGGGCCCTGGCCGCCCGCACCGGCGGTCACGCGGACCTGGCGGTGCGCACCGCCCCTTCGGCCGACGGGATCCTGTGCCTGGTCAGCGGGGATCGGCTGCCGCCGCACGCGACGGCGTACGGGAAGGTGCTGCTCGCCGTCCCGCCGGCCGTGCTGCCCCGGCACACCCGGCACACGGTCGGCTCCCCCGGCGTCCTCGCCCGCCAGCTCGCCGGGATCCGGACGGCGGGTCTGGCCGTCTGCGCCGAGGAGTTCAGGCTGGGCGAAGTGTCGGTGGCCGCTCCGGTGCGGGGCCCGGCGGGGACGCTCGCCGCGCTGGGCGTGACCGTCCCCACCGGCGTGCCCCTGGACCGGGTGACGGCGGCGGTCCGGGCGGCGGCTGCTCGGGTACGGCCTCCCGAGCCACCGCCGTACCCGTCACCGTGA
- a CDS encoding tetratricopeptide repeat protein: MFRRKRDRQSPQEPQSPQSPQEPPGPEGPGGPAEPLDLRLTEPGDAPFHLTPDHTMARQTELAEAEARLGPGHEDVLRLRHNHAFLLGVWSAAAPPGDTRMHDRAIALLEVNLGYQEPVWGPYHRDTVLTCQGIGTFHLSAGRPERALPYLVHALEGHERTAGPDDPQTLTAREKLSDAYAAAGLGERAITLLEEAVAGSRRVLPAGGKDLEGRKEKLFAAYHKAERRPEALVLCQEIVGDRERFYGPHHLQTYIWVDNLAHLHHDGQDLDAAIACYERAVAGFEEIHGPDSAEIAYRYHNLAIAHLDAGRPDRAVPYLRAALAAREHSFGADAVPALESLVTLISGYDQAGRIPEAIAATERLAAALLRVGGPDHPKLPEVREYLGALRRHLARG, translated from the coding sequence TTGTTCCGCAGGAAGCGCGACCGGCAGAGCCCGCAGGAACCGCAGAGCCCGCAGAGCCCGCAGGAACCGCCCGGGCCCGAGGGGCCCGGCGGGCCCGCCGAGCCCCTCGACCTCCGGCTGACCGAGCCCGGTGACGCGCCCTTCCACCTGACGCCGGACCACACCATGGCGCGGCAGACGGAACTGGCCGAGGCGGAGGCCCGGCTGGGCCCGGGGCACGAAGACGTGCTGCGGCTGCGCCACAACCACGCGTTCCTGCTGGGCGTCTGGTCCGCCGCGGCCCCGCCCGGTGACACCCGGATGCACGACCGTGCGATCGCCCTGCTGGAGGTGAACCTGGGCTACCAGGAACCGGTGTGGGGCCCCTATCACCGGGACACGGTCCTGACCTGCCAGGGCATCGGCACCTTCCACCTGTCGGCGGGTCGTCCCGAGCGGGCGCTGCCCTATCTGGTGCACGCGCTGGAGGGGCACGAGCGCACCGCCGGCCCCGACGACCCGCAGACGCTGACCGCGCGCGAGAAGCTCTCGGACGCCTACGCTGCGGCCGGCCTCGGCGAGCGGGCGATCACCCTGCTGGAGGAGGCGGTGGCGGGCAGCCGGCGCGTGCTCCCGGCGGGCGGGAAGGATCTGGAGGGCCGCAAGGAGAAGTTGTTCGCGGCCTACCACAAGGCGGAGCGGCGGCCGGAGGCCCTCGTGCTGTGCCAGGAGATCGTCGGGGACCGGGAGCGGTTCTACGGGCCGCACCACCTGCAGACGTACATCTGGGTGGACAACCTCGCGCACCTCCACCACGACGGCCAGGACCTCGACGCGGCGATCGCGTGCTACGAGCGGGCCGTGGCGGGGTTCGAGGAGATCCACGGCCCCGACAGCGCCGAGATCGCCTACCGCTACCACAACCTCGCCATCGCCCACCTCGACGCCGGCCGCCCGGACCGGGCGGTGCCCTACCTGCGGGCGGCCCTCGCCGCGCGCGAGCACAGCTTCGGCGCCGACGCCGTACCGGCCCTGGAATCCCTGGTCACCCTGATCTCCGGCTACGACCAGGCGGGCCGGATCCCGGAAGCGATCGCGGCGACCGAACGCCTCGCCGCCGCCCTGCTGCGGGTCGGCGGCCCCGACCACCCCAAGCTCCCGGAGGTCAGGGAGTACCTCGGTGCCCTCAGGAGGCACCTGGCCCGGGGGTGA